In Carettochelys insculpta isolate YL-2023 chromosome 3, ASM3395843v1, whole genome shotgun sequence, the genomic stretch cttcgaagtaggtggggttctttcaaaaaggagccccgtcgggacgagatgcgtggcggcgagctgcgtcaatttcgaagtgccgcagccgcccgcatgctaatgaagcgctgaatatgcatttcagcgcttcattagcaaacttcgaaatggccatttgcgtggccatttcgaagtttggggctcgtgtagacacagcctaagtgtagacatgcaaTGCTGGGGTTTGCACCAAGGAGCACATCCTTGTCCACACTTGGGCTGGAAGTCAGAACCAGTGCAGCTACATTGATTGCTGATTCAAGGATATTTCCACAGGCAGACCCAGTCATAAGGCAGGGCGGACAACAAATAGCCCACAGGCCAGGAGCACCCAACGGGCTGCCAGACGCTTTGTTTACCTTAGTgtctgcaggtatggctgcttTCAGCTCTCTGTGGCTGCGGTTCAGCACtctcagccaatcagagctgcagaaagtggtggcCCAGCCATACAGCAGACattcaggtaaacaaagcatttGGCAGTGCATCAGGAGCTAACCCACATGAAGCACATCTGGCCGTGGGGTGTtcattgctcacccctgccttaaggCAATATTACACACAAAACTCCTCTAAGCAGGTCAAAGGCAGAGCTGGAAATATTAATTTAGAACTTCtgactgccagctgtggctctaGCCACTAGGCTCAACTCCCTCTTCAGAAGCAAGTTAGTACTCACAGAAGATAGCAAGACAAGTATGCTCAATTTATCTGCAGAAGAGACACACAACAGAAGCAATGTAAGTTTCACTAGGCAGCTCTGCCCTCAACCTGAACAAATCAGTCTCCATGCCTCAGCCAACTGTGGTGGCAGTTTGTGCCATGgacagtagggatgtaaaatcctgtttagcaAGTTAACGGGTTAAACAGTAGGTTTGACTGGTTAACCATTAAATGGGTGTAGGCAGTGGGGCTGCGCTGGCTGAGCTGGAGTGCCTCCCCACATGTGGCAGCCCTGTAGAGCTGGATCAACCCCTCCCTGCTTGCAgcgggctgctccagcccctactggtgAACCATAACCGCTTAATCATTAACATCCCTGATGTCTAGCTGTAGAAACTGGACTCATACCATAAACTGATTTCATGCAAGATACAAAATGGGTCTAAGGTGGCAGGGACTTGCCGTCACTACCAATGAGGAGTATAGGAACTGGAAACTTGGTATGTCTAttctagggaaataagtcgatttcaaatacgcaattccagctctggcattggcatagctaaaactgaCACATCAGAATGGACTTAGCTCCCTAGTGCAGGCCAAGCCTCTTTAGTTTTgtgtcaatgtcccttactccacacaacaAAGTGGAGTACAGGcatcaacagctgagcccagaaagGTTGATTTTGCCGTGTCTTCACTAGATGTgcaaattgaactccagaagaccaAGTGCAGCATGTTGATCTGCCTTAGAGGTGAAAGCTCAGGTTCCGCAATTCATTTTGTGTCCCTCCTGTTCCTGGTTTAATGAAATGCAGACCTGAAGTAGTGTATTTAGTCACCAATATGCAATATGCCTTTGTACACTTGTCTGTCATTACGTGTACTTAGGAGCGTAATAGATAAAGCCATGTACAAACATTTTTATCCAGTGTAAATCGGTGATATATTCCAGCAGGAAGAGTTATCATGTCTCCCTTTTCCATGAATATCCGGATCCATCTGTCATCTTTGTCTCGAACATCAAAGTAGCCACTTCCTTCAAGGATGTAGCGAATTTCATCATCCAAATGCAAATGTTCTTCATAAAACATTTTTATCTATGGTAGGAAGGAGGGGATATTATATTTAAGTTTGTAGAATAAAAAATACATCTAAACACAATGGCACATGGAGATAGTTCCGCAATGTCTGGAAAATACTTATCAAAGGAGTCCAAAAGATACAAAAGTCTGACCATGAATTCAAGTCTATGATTTATAGGAGAACCATCATCTGTAACTGTActtttatatcaaaacaaaaagcagtcaagtagcactttaaagactagcaaaatactttattaggtgagctttcgtgggacagacccacttcttcagatcatacccagaccagaacagactcaatatttaaggcacagagaaccaaaaacagtaaacaaggaggacaaatcagaaaaagataatcaaggtgagccaatcagagagtggaggggttggggggaaggtcaagaattagattgacccaagtatgcagacgagcccctatagtgactcagaaagttcccatcatgatttaaaccatgtgttaatgtgccgaatttgaatataaaagccagctcagctgtttccctttctagaacggtgcaataattcttcttcagcaacacacatacctttaggtcattgacagaatgccccattccattaatgGAACTCTGTTACTCTGTTACTGTACTTTTATATAGACTACACAAATATGACAAGAGCTGAAATCCCCTGACATTTTACACAGGAATAAGTCAAACGCAGCATCACAGACTAATGTGTCTAATCACACATGGGAACAATAAAAGTCATTCTGGCCAACCAGGTTGCCTGCTGAACAGTGCTTCGTACTTCCAGCAAGAGACATAACATGGGCCAGAGTGCCAGATCCAACGCCTCACTCCCTAATCAGCAGAGACAATGGTCTCTCAGATCTTTGGGAATGAAGAATATTTTGTCCTTCAGGCAACATAGGAGCAATAACACCAGCTTCTCAAAGAGTCCTATGAGGACTTGTCAGGAgacatggtggtggtgggaaatTACTGCAGTGCGATGGGATGGGAAGGAAGTGATAAATGGTGTTGTTTCTCAAGGCTTCCAGATGGATATGGAGAAATTTCACCATTAGCACTGAACTCCTGAGATACCACTTCATTCACATTCATTTGGGAGTGGCCCATTTTTACATTCCACTGGTGAGGAAGGAGTTTCATTACAAAATGCATAAAATGAGAACTTCACAGTGTTCCTCCTGATCTGTTCTGAAGCAAACAGGACATTAGTTCCccaaattaaaacatttctcaGCTGGGGAACTGTTCAAATCCCTGATACCCCACAAGCATTCAGCACATTATAGACTTAAAAAATAACTGGAGACAAAAGAACTAATTACAAACTAATACATTTTGCAGGCTGACAATCCCCACAGCACATGTAGCTGTAGGCAGGTTTCAGCTATGAAAACCTCCAAGTGAGCAGGCTCACAACTTATTACAAATGTATTGGAGCCCACAAATCCCCATCAAAATGAATTTGGCAGAAGTTTCAATTCCCCGCAATGGTGgatatattcaaatattcttaGCTCTGAAAATCAATCACCGTGACAACCAGGCCAAGAGAGTGAAGAGTGATCTCCTTTGTCTGAGAGCGCTGAGCAATTATTTCTGACAGTACCAAGAGATTTGTTATTGTTGATTAAAATTACCACCAGATCCTTGGGCAGCAGTGACCAAGCTCAGGGCTCACTGCTCTAAAATTCAATGGGCAAAAATTTTACCAAAGTCCCAAGCTGTCAACTGCCTGAACTTCATTTGGATGATGATCTAATCACCGTTCCAGGGCTCCATTTGTGAGAGTGCAGCTTTAGCATGACAGAGGAAAGCCACTCTGATTAAGGTGAACCATTCTAAGAAGCATCAGATATAAGCTACTAAAGGGAAAGCAATTACAAAACCCTCTGTCCTTTTAGAAATGGAATCCCAGCAGGCGCTTGCAACTGTACAACAGAAgaatgtgctttttttaaaaaaaaaaaaaaaaaaaaaagtgtgtgggggggaatcTATCCAACACAGAGCAGGTTTGGAGCACACACTTCAAAAGCTGGTGCACACTCTAGTGGCAGACTTCAGAATTTACTCCCTCTCCAGATCCAAACCAGGGATGCTTTACCTTGTCTTCATAATTCGGCAGCTTATCTTTGTGTATCATTATTATATCCATCCAAGAATAGTTTCTCTCTTTCCGAATCCTTGCTAGCTCTGGGTCAGTCTCATAGTTGTCAGCATCCAACTGCGTGATTTTTGGAAGGGTATGGgagaaggagaggcagagagggaggAATGAAAAACAAGCATCCATGAGAGACAGCCAGGATACCCAAACAACCACTTCCAAAAACAAAAGTGCAGCCAATGAGTGTACAAATAACATTTCACGTTACATACTGGTTACTAACAAGTCCTGCAAGGTTATTTATTTGTTATTGTGTAGTCTAAAGGGAAAAAAGTTGACCCTTCAGCATCCCTGTGAATGTTTCAGTGGATGTACAAGGGAAGTGAGCTCAATCTGACTTCAGAGTCCCATGAAGTCTGCTTCTCTCTCCAGAGTCTGAACTCCAGTGTAACAGAGAATCGTGCCTTTTACTCCTTCACAAAACCAACACCAAACCCAAAACTGGCAGGTCCTTGTGACTAACCAACAGGACTGACATTGTCCCTGCCCTGTTGCTGAAGTTTGGAATTAGCAGGAGGAATATCCTCACTTTTTGTAGTCACTTCCCCACCAGGCACCCTGCCAACCCTGGCAAGGCATGCTGCCAAAACACACTAGCCTTGGTAGGGGAAAGAGCAGCATGATAGGAAAATCAATAACTTGCTGCTGAAAATTGGCAACAACAATTTTTTTTGGTAGTGGGGGAGGGCCTCCATCAGTTACTTTAAAGCTTCATTAAACTGCCAGATTTTCTTTGTTCAGCGTCTATTATTGTTCCACTTCCTGGACATGGGAAACCTTTTCAGAACCCAAATGAAAAGCTGTCTGTGGTTCCATGTTCTCCAGTTatggattttttttgggggggtggggggttggtcgGATTTCAGTGACTTGTTTCTGATAAGTTTACACTTTGTACAACAAATACTATACTATAAAAATGTTTGTAAGTTTCACCACAGGTACATATGATAGCCCTATAAGAATTTCCTCCTATCAAGCTTGTAAGTCTCTTATAAAGGCTTCTTGCTCTAGTGAACCTTGCAAGAGACTGGGAGATGGGAATTATTGAATTCTATCTTGTTTAACTATCAGggatatattttataatataagACTGTCTGGATTGTAGCTAGGTGCTGAATTGCTCAATTATGTAGTTCTTCTGTCTGACCCATCCACAAAAAAACAAATGGTCCATAAATGTAGCCCAGCAATGAAAGAGCATCACCAATGCACATGCACTACACTTTAAAAACCCCTTGAATTAGCCTGTGGGAAGGAGAGCTCATGATTAGCTGCCCAAATATCTGAAGGTAGAGCTTTAATTATATGTATGTCTTTACTAACTTGGCCCATCATCACTAATTATAAAACTCATTTATCTACAGCAGAGCTGTAATATGCTTTGCACTTACAAAAAATCTGCTACCTGCTCCCATCTTTTCACCATCTGACAATCTAAAACAAGATTAAGCACATTTATACCAATATAATTCCACCCACATGGGGCTAGAGTGTTGCCGTTTTATCAAAAAGGAGAacctcagaattacaaacacCAGAGCTCTGAACTGACCAGTCAATGGCACACCtcttttggaactggaagtatgcaatcaggcagcagcagagacaaaaaagagTACTATGTTAAACATAAACCActaaaaatgaagggaaaaattttaaaaaataaacaacagGTAAGGGAACTATTTCTGTGCTTGTTTATTGTAAATTAGAATGGGTGAAAGCAGAGTTTTTCTTCTGCAAATTTCCAAAGACATATTAAGCCAAACGTTCAGctgaaaatttttgaaaaaaccACCccaatgttttgttcagagttacaaacaacttCTACTCCTATGACTTTGTAACTGGGGTTCTAATTCACTGTGATAGGTAAATTAGACAACTCTTCCATTTAGACAAGGTCCCAGtcttaatctaatttttaaaaatggagactTAAGAGCAGTTTATGCACTTATTGTCTGGTGTGCGTTAAACCTCACACTAAAAGCATATGATACAACCTTTTCATTTACACATGCTCATCTGCTTCTGATTCCAGCCACAGCGTAGGTTTTCTCTTCAGCTTAATAGGAACAGAAAGGTAGCAGTGttggtctgtactccaacaaaacaaagcagcagaaatgtagcactttaaagactaacaaaatgatttattcggtgacgagcttGCTTGGGACAAAtccacttgaagtgggtctgtcccacaaaggctcatcacccaataagtcattttgttaatatttaaagtgctaccaaaacaaaaaagcagtaaagtagcacttaaagactaacaaaataatgtattaggtgatgagctttcgtgggacagacccacttcttcagaccacagccaaaccagaacagactcatccGCTGCTTTGTTTTCGTGCACTTAAACAAATCATGATTTTTAAACTACCAGGGCAGAACTCTGACTCTTTGGGCCCTGCCTGCACGGAGAGTCTTTCCCTGTTAGCACGTCTCTGCCACGGACGGGCCTTTCAGACTCCCTGAAACCTTCAGATTTCCTTGGGCACAGATCTGGTCTCCGACCCCCACTGGCACGTGGCCCTGGGTCTCTCTTAGCCCCTGTTATTCACCATGCACCGCCCGGTAAGGGGACCAGTAGGAGGCGCAACCCCCAAACAGCTGCGGCGGAGTGGAGAGCGGAGCCGATTGGAAAGGACTTGGCAGGCGACTGGCGCAGAAGGCAGGGCAGGCCCCAGCCGCAGCCCAccgtgggagggggagcagctccCTCCGCCCCTGGTCACAGGGGTCCCCacgcccctctccctgcagcccgcTTCGGGGCCGTGCGTCCCGCCGCGCGGCAAACAGGCCTAGGGCGGAGGCCCAGGCCCGGGGCCCGCACTGCGCGCGCGGCTGCAGCCCGGCTCGAGGCTGCGGGGCTCCAGGCGCTGCCTACTTTCCAGTAGTAGACTCCGAGCCGGCGCAGCTGCTCCAGGCTGACCGGCCGGGGCGGCTCCAAGTGgtgcggggctctctggtcctcTGCGGACTCGTCCATGTACCAGGCTTCCACCATCCTGCAGCCAGGCGGCGCGTCCGGGCCGGGCTGCGTGGAGCAGCGGCAGCGAGTGCTGCGGCTCAGCCTGCTGGGTACGCGGGGGCTGGGCCGGAGGAGAGGAGGGACCCCAGCAGTTTCCTGTCGTCCGGCTGGTAACGAGCCAGCCTGGCGGGGTTTCGTGGGGTTGCCAGTTGCCTGGGAAATAACTGAAGCTGTTCTTAACCTGGGGCTAAGGCGTTGCGTGATTGCTGCGTTAGGCTGGGGCACCGATTGCCAGAAGCGTCTGTGATCCAGCTAAAGATCCCGTAGCGCTCCCCTTTCCGCGGGATAAGTAAGGAAATGGTGTTACCTGTGATGTGCTGTTGCTGTAGGCTGGTGCCCCCCCCAGGGGGTCAGGAGTGGAGGAATCTTGTGGGGGCAAAAGAAGGACCTGGTCAGCCCCCAGGTGGGGAAGGAGTGTCACTCAGCCCCACTTCGCCTCCAGCTGCACCCCGGCCAcatctctgcacccagccccagctcaggcctgccaacaggtgagggcaaaggggacaactgccctggTGCCCGGGGATACCAAAGGGCCTGTTGCTCCTGCCTGACCCTattactgcagcagctggagccccaggctctttgaCTTGCTGTCCAGAACCACCATAGTGTTGACCTCACAACATCGACACTCTGCGACTGTCATGTACAGGGGCCTGCAATCAAAatggcaagaagagccatttttttttcaaattcagttccaGAACCAGTATTTCAAGAGCCACaaggcatgtgaatatgagacagttgttaataaataacatcaaactgtactttttgtaacctgcATTTTAAGTAACaacagaggtggctgtgttagtctgtattatagcaaaacaaaccagccgtcgtatagcactttaaagattaagaaaataatgcattaggtgattttgtcagtctttaaagtgctacgtgactgctggttttccctattttaagaactgcacacacaatgatttgtaccagttagaaagtttgttactttcacccgtGGACTGGAGAGAAAAAGAGATAAGAAGAAAGCTGTGCCTGGTTCACATCAACCCTCTGACCCCATGCtggcctccccccatccccaggattaagcTGTCACAGACaatgagctctgtgtgctgctgctgctcctggacaGCCACCGCTTCATCCCCTATTCAGAGGTCTTGCTCGCTTTTCctacctgcagctccctgccctggtgggctgaaataatggaactaaatgtgattggtttaacagctggatccctcccatcactctgccggccattaaaccaactaaactgttatttcagcagcagcagccaggcagggagccacaagaggagtcagcagtggcagcagggccctgagccacaagtgactccttaaagagccacaggttgctgaccctggttcCTGTGAGTGTGTGGCCAGTTTTCAGTTTTGTCATTTGGTTTTGACAAAGTTGAGGTTCAGCCTCTATTTTATAATCCCCTTCTTGTTTCCCAGTGGGTGCCCTTTTCTATCCAAGGTGTGTTTCAGAAGTTTAATTTGCCTGGAAACTGTTGGCAACTCTGTCCACTAACCAGAAAGAGGGAATCTGTTAAGCTTGGTTCTTGCAGGTTCCCTAATTTCTGTGCTCCAGTGATCCTATTGTGTTTCTGTCCTTGAGATTAGTTCCAGTTCTATCCAGATCATCAGACAGGGTGTTATATTATTATCTTTAATTCACTCTACTCACCAGTTCTGTGTAATTTTGAAGTTCTTGGCTTCAAGCCAGTTTGTATAGTTAAGGCCCAAGTGCTTTTGCTTTGTTGTATATTCATCCTTGTGGTGCTCTTAATAAACCTTGTTCTGTTTGTACTATACGTACCTCTTTGGTACTAATCAGTACTTGGTGATAGGTACTAAGGGAAGGAGACAAATCTttgtgttggggtttggggtaaTTCCTTAGCTCCCCGTTGTAATTGTAACCCTGCCTGGGATTAACATAGATCAGTGGTCTCAAATCCTTTCATGGCCAGTATCACTTTTTGAATTGAAGAGCAATCCAGGAACTACTCTCCTCCTGTCTTGAAGCCCCACCATACTccatctccctcctcctgccactcACTCTCCTCTACTTTCACTCATTTTCatcaggctggggcacagggttggggttttggaggaggtgcaggctctgggctggggctgaggggtttgcaGTGTGAGAGAGTGCTCTGGGCTGCGCCAAGGTCCAGGTCCTGGGGTGCacgagggggtgaggggtgcaagcTCTGGAAGGAGAAGTAAGAGCTAGGACAGCAGGTATGAGTACGGGGGGGATAGAGAGTGTTCACTAGGGGAAGCGTTCAGGATTTGGGCCAGGGTGCAGAAGGATGCTGGCTCTGTGAGGCTGCAGGTTGGGTGGTGAAAGAGAGACTGGTCCAGCATGGCTGGGCCTGCTGTACTCATGCTACTTCTGGTCTTAGTGCTGAAGAGCCATTCAGAACCTGCCCATGGAAAGGGGGAcagcacttacctcaggtggcACAGCCCCATAGTGCTCCCGACAGACCCCTGGGTGGGCAAATGGCTCTgcatttcccctctctgcaggcaccaccacagctcccattgggcaCAGTTCTCTGTTCCCAGCCAGCGAGTGCTGCAGGAAGGCTTGCAGACAGGAGCAGTATGCAGATtcctcagcccccaaccccaggcctTAGGGGgcatgctggccacttccaggagtggcatggggccagggcaggcatgcagcctgcctTAGCAGCAGTCGCAGTACACCAGCAGAGATCACAATCAACTGGGCGAATCTCTGGAATTGAAGTTACTGTTGGTGAAGTGTGTGAGTGGTGTTAGCAGAAGTGaaattttagtgtagacacacacaggttgacatatatcaaaacaaaaagcagtcaagtagcactttaaagactagcaaaatagtttattaggtgagctttcgtgggacagacccacttcttcagaccatagccagaccagacaaTAAGCTGCCTTCCATCAgtctaactctgtagtgtagaccagagcTTAGTATTATGCTAAGGCCCATTGATAGTTCACTACTGTGACAGAATCTTGTCATTCTTGACAATAGTCAGTACACTTAGCACACTGTTATCATAATCTGTACCTAAAAGCTGTCATGTGAGATAATCATGTACAAAGTGGTAAAACACTTGTCCTGAACATCCTTGTGTGGTGTATGGACAAAGTGATAAACGTGCTAGAAATATGTTCTTAAAACGTGCTTGGCAGGCAATGCATAAGCCAGATCTGCTCTAGACAAAGGAAACTGTATTTTcctgaacaagaagtcttgtggcaccttatagactaacagatattttggtgcataagctttcgtgggcaaagacccgcttcatcacatgcatgagtggggggtgggattttcagaggggtatttaaagaatggggtcccagaaaaagggagggccaaagctgtcaaggtctattcggcaaggtgaaaatggtccattatcaatagtaggtatcaaaagagacaaaaacaagttagatcagacagggagatatgagcctttgtcagagtctctccattagactctgacaatggcttatatccctgtctgatctgacttgttttttcctcttttgatacctgatattgataatgggccatttccaccttgctaaatagacctagtcagctctggccctcctgttTTTTGGGGCCCCTTTCTTTATATACCCCTCTGaaaatcccccccccccacactcatgcatctgatgaagtgggtctttgcccacaaaagcttatgctccaacatatctgttagtctataaggtgcaacaagacttcttgttctcgaagctaccgactgacacggctacctctctgatacttgtcttttcCTGGTCATCAGGCAGAGGCAACGAAAGTACACTTAAAGGTATGGTAAACAAAGCTATCCGAAGAGAAAGGGGAAGCAGAGATGAAGCAGGGGCCATGAACTTTGGGGAGATACGAGGAGAGAGAAAAGGCAATTTTGGCTTTGTTGAAGAGACAAAGGAACTGAGCCCTTTGAGCTCTGTGAAGGTTCCTGACTAGAAAGTCCAGTCAGCCATGCTGGAAGAGAAACTTGATAAGAAACACTTTAAACAAGATGCTCTAGTTGGTTAGAGTTAGGTTTTAGTCCTAGAAGCATATTTTTACTTTCGCTTGCTTGTAACACGTTCTGCCTTATTATATATAATCACTTAAACCTATGACTTTTTTGATTAATCGTATTTTTACTCTTAATAAATACCAAGACGTTGATGTGATTTAAATAAGAGAGTCTGTCAACACCAGGTAATGGAGTGCTCTTCAGCTGCTCTCTAAAAAATATAGTGATCTTAACTTCTGTGAATGTCCCAGAAGAGGGCTGACAACACGGGGCAGATGGGTTGGGGGAAATCAGTGACCGGGGAAGGGTGTTGAACTTACTTTATGATGAGTAACCAAGGGTGAGGGGAGCCAGGGTGAGGCCCTTTTTTTGTGAACATGCTGCTGATTTCAAGGCTCTCAAGCCACGGCTGCGTAGGACAGATATGCTCAGGGCTACTGGACAGGCAGTACACAACCCCTTATTGATCTGAGTTGAACCCCAAAATGTTACTCTTAGCATCacatagagcaggggtcagcaacccccagcacaggtgccaagagtggcacatgagctaatTTTTATCAGCATGGAAGGTGGGAACTCAgctaggccccacccctcctccctcttgCAGTTGAGACCTTACTCAAAGCTGTGTTGCCTGTgaactaacaaaagaccagctaatgcctccaactgccacctaaacagtaaaggtctgcatcttaatttattaatgaagctgttgtaagtaggactactagcaactttaaaaagtatcactggcactcagactgtacatagaagtctaaaggtcaaatttcaacactcagtctcagaaaggttgctgaccccgacacAGCTCCCTTGACTTCTGTTTTCAGCTCTGATCAGTCCCCAGAATCATAATTTGGACACCCAGAACATGAGGAACATAATTAAGTGACCACCTCTGAAAAGtttggtttaagtgacttgcccaacatcatggaggaattctgtggcagaggcagggatatCATACATTTCTCTAGAGCAGCATCCAACTGAATTAACCACCAGGCCAACTTTTCTATGCCTACAATCCACTACTTTAGTTGCTATGCACCTCACAACTTCTTCAGCAGATGAAGCACGTCATGCAGACTGTAGTTTCCTTCACTACACAACCCTTGTTCACCCCCAGAGTATGGTGACGCGAGTGAATAAGAGAGAGGTTCTATGGGGACAAAACAATCATGTAATTAATAACTGTATTGCAATAGTTCCCAATTTTTTGCATTGGTGACCCTGTTCATACAGCAAGTCTCTGAGTGTAATCTCCCCCTTGTTAAATTAGAACAatgttttttctatttatttaacaCTATTGTAAATGATAGAGGTGAAGCAGGGTTTCAGGATGGAGACAGAGAGCTTAAAACTGCGTACCTAATAATCTTGTGTGTTCCCTGTACACTgtgtgcagcatgtgtttctgctggcactgcacatctgcacatgccttagtacacataaaatttattctgtacatgggtgGAAAAGCTTGGAGGGCACATTGGTCGCAGCCCCAAGTTTGAGAACTTCTGCTGTACTGTAAATAATGTGTAGGCATATAGGAGCCAAATTAATGTTGATTTTGTCcttgatttttgagtgcttgataTGCAGCTTCAGGATTCTTTTAACAGTGTAATTTCCTAGAGTTATGAACAAGCagattgaaaatttaaaaattcctGTATCTGGCATGGTATTGATACCCACGATTCATCAGGATTTCTGTTCACTTAAGCTTTCAAGTGTGTTTAGCTCCAACTTTGAGCAAGGCATGCTTGGTGTTCCTCCATCCATTTCACTCTGAACCATTATACaatttgcagagccacaggctgctaGAAAGGAAGCTGCTTTTTCTGGTCCCACTGCCACAGTACAAAGATCAGATGTTCCAGACTCACCATCACTGTGGAGATAAGGCCTATTCCTTTTGTTGTTCTGCCAGAGAGGAAAATCAAGTGGAAGGTTGCCACAAG encodes the following:
- the ADI1 gene encoding acireductone dioxygenase is translated as MVEAWYMDESAEDQRAPHHLEPPRPVSLEQLRRLGVYYWKLDADNYETDPELARIRKERNYSWMDIIMIHKDKLPNYEDKIKMFYEEHLHLDDEIRYILEGSGYFDVRDKDDRWIRIFMEKGDMITLPAGIYHRFTLDKNNYVRAMRLFVGEPVWTAYNRPADHFPARVQYMQFLAQAAQ